In a genomic window of Punica granatum isolate Tunisia-2019 chromosome 6, ASM765513v2, whole genome shotgun sequence:
- the LOC116212232 gene encoding loganic acid O-methyltransferase-like: MKGGDGPASYSHSSSFQVSLSSSISPDSSNLILISSPNYFSISDQAKAPLAKGIQQNIVLPTDLSSTLHQIFRIADLGCSIGPNTFACVQTIIEAVKAKYKAEGFRSKTLELQVFFNDQDNSDFNTLLQTLLQDRSYLVAGVPGSFHGKLLPMASMNVMHSSYALHWLSKVPEEVKRPESLAWNKGKMTYFESAPEVIEAFNAQFHRDIEDFFKQRSMEMAEEGLLIILMPCRPDGSRPSESLFIQGIECTLGHLLVDMAKEVRRLCKSFPPIHLNIEV, from the exons ATGAAAGGAGGCGATGGCCCCGCCAGCTACTCCCATAGCTCATCATTCCAGGTTTCcttatcctcttccatttCCCCTGATTCTAGCAATCTCATTCTTATTTCCTCCCCCAATTATTTTTC CATATCAGATCAAGCGAAAGCCCCTCTGGCGAAGGGCATTCAGCAAAATATAGTACTTCCAACTGATCTGAGCTCTACACTGCATCAGATCTTTCGAATCGCAGACCTTGGATGTTCAATTGGCCCCAACACCTTTGCTTGTGTCCAGACAATCATAGAAGCTGTCAAGGCAAAATACAAAGCGGAAGGCTTCCGATCCAAGACTCTCGAATTACAAGTATTTTTCAATGATCAAGACAACAGCGACTTTAATACATTACTCCAGACTCTCCTGCAAGACCGATCCTATTTGGTTGCCGGTGTCCCAGGCTCTTTCCATGGCAAACTACTCCCCATGGCTTCTATGAATGTCATGCACTCCAGTTATGCGCTCCACTGGCTTAGTAAGGTCCCAGAAGAGGTTAAGAGGCCCGAGTCTCTGGCATGGAATAAGGGGAAAATGACTTACTTCGAAAGTGCTCCGGAAGTCATCGAGGCTTTTAATGCACAATTTCacagagatatagaggacttCTTCAAACAAAGATCAATGGAGATGGCAGAAGAGGGGCTACTGATAATCCTAATGCCGTGTCGGCCTGATGGTTCCCGACCATCGGAGTCATTGTTCATCCAGGGTATTGAGTGTACATTAGGCCATTTACTCGTTGACATGGCCAAAGAGGTACGTCGACTATGCAAATCATTTCCTCCTATACATCTCAACATAGAAGTCTGA
- the LOC116211976 gene encoding loganic acid O-methyltransferase-like, whose translation MSMDSSFAMKGGDGPTSYSQNSSFQGSISDQAKALLVKGIQQNIVLPADPNCTMHRTFRIADLGCSVGSNTVACVQTIMEAVKAKYKAEGIRPETLEFQVFFNDQVSSDFNTLFQTLPQDRSYTVAGVPGSFHGKLFPKASMNVMHSSMALHWLSEVPKEVKGLESPAWNKGKITYSESAPEVIEAFSSQFQRDLEEFFKQRSFEMVYNGLLIILMPCRPDGTRPSESLLVQGNECFLGHLLVDMAKEGLVDEALIDSFNMPVFVPTAAEVREVASKIECLSVEVVKKICLPRSLGAITQHPRSLPRLLQAVTEDVVVKHFGPATSDLFYSRLPKKIEERSLASPPPACLVKLEEFENLFMLLRKNAVSN comes from the exons ATGAGCATGGACTCATCATTCGCGATGAAAGGAGGAGATGGCCCCACGAGCTACTCCCAGAACTCATCTTTCCAG GGCAGCATATCAGATCAAGCCAAGGCCCTTCTGGTGAAGGGCATTCAGCAAAATATAGTACTTCCAGCTGATCCAAACTGCACAATGCATCGAACCTTTCGAATCGCGGACCTCGGATGTTCAGTTGGCTCCAATACTGTTGCTTGTGTCCAGACAATCATGGAAGCCGTCAAGGCCAAATACAAGGCCGAAGGCATCCGACCTGAAACACTAGAATTCCAAGTATTCTTCAATGATCAAGTCAGTAGCGACTTTAATACATTATTCCAGACACTCCCACAAGACCGATCCTATACTGTTGCCGGAGTCCCAGGCTCTTTCCATGGCAAACTATTCCCCAAGGCATCTATGAACGTCATGCACTCTAGTATGGCGCTTCACTGGCTTAGTGAGGTCCCTAAAGAGGTGAAGGGCCTTGAATCCCCGGCATGGAATAAAGGGAAAATAACTTACAGTGAAAGTGCTCCCGAAGTCATCGAGGCTTTTAGTTCCCAGTTCCAGAGGGATTTAGAGGAGTTCTTCAAGCAAAGATCGTTCGAGATGGTATACAATGGGCTACTGATAATTTTGATGCCATGCCGGCCGGATGGTACTCGACCATCTGAGTCATTGCTCGTCCAGGGTAATGAGTGTTTTTTAGGTCATTTACTCGTTGATATGGCCAAAGAG GGCTTGGTGGATGAGGCACTCATAGACTCGTTCAATATGCCGGTGTTCGTCCCTACTGCAGCTGAAGTGAGAGAGGTGGCTTCGAAGATCGAGTGCTTGAGCGTCGAGGTAGTCAAAAAGATATGCCTTCCTAGAAGCCTCGGCGCAATCACTCAACACCCGCGGAGTCTTCCTCGCTTATTGCAAGCGGTAACTGAAGACGTTGTAGTGAAACACTTCGGGCCTGCCACTTCTGATCTTTTCTACTCAAGACTACCCAAGAAGATCGAGGAGAGGTCATTGGCTTCGCCTCCGCCGGCATGCCTCGTGAAACTCGAGGAATTCGAAAATTTGTTCATGCTCCTAAGGAAAAATGCGGTCAGTAATTGA